One Aegilops tauschii subsp. strangulata cultivar AL8/78 chromosome 7, Aet v6.0, whole genome shotgun sequence genomic window carries:
- the LOC109760537 gene encoding UPF0481 protein At3g47200-like, translating to MEWTFHRFPACLGELDSRYVKPLVVALGPYHHGDTKLQEMENLKRVAADRFVRASGSELDLEEIFQAVSAVAGVARGLYIGDEVAGMSADEFANMMLYDACFLLQYIRVMDSDPRDPADASLERLFVSNRVCIENDIMLLENQIPWSVVQALNSLGRSPAPVDKFISTMGSTFKIRGHRESAQPFRPYTSDRNPPHLLALFRLEKVGYTRTQGVPPSSSMAITASATELAEMAINIQPCMTSDFMDMGIFIGKLFTHLYLAPLCLDETRACWLVNMAALEVCTASNDRDDDIMKRETAVCSYLALLAMLMNREEDVHELRNKQVVQAKLTDKETLDFFKGVVKRLDGGRLYSGIMAEIDHYKWKRSRRIKVYKFIKKNKRSIIAVLSIIAVLIGIFKTLLSLKTRQ from the coding sequence ATGGAGTGGACTTTCCATAGGTTCCCTGCATGCCTAGGGGAACTGGACAGCCGGTACGTGAAGCCGCTGGTGGTGGCACTCGGCCCTTACCACCACGGCGACACCAAGCTCCAGGAGATGGAGAATTTGAAGCGCGTGGCCGCCGACCGTTTCGTGCGCGCGTCCGGCAGCGAGCTCGACCTCGAGGAGATCTTCCAGGCAGTCTCCGCCGTTGCCGGCGTGGCCCGCGGTCTCTACATCGGTGACGAGGTGGCAGGTATGAGCGCTGATGAGTTCGCGAACATGATGCTCTATGACGCTTGTTTCTTGCTACAGTACATACGAGTGATGGATTCCGATCCAAGGGATCCCGCAGATGCCTCCTTGGAGCGTCTATTCGTCTCCAACCGAGTATGCATCGAGAATGACATCATGCTGCTGGAGAACCAGATTCCATGGTCCGTAGTGCAAGCACTCAACAGCCTCGGCCGATCTCCGGCGCCGGTCGACAAGTTCATCTCTACTATGGGAAGCACCTTCAAGATCCGTGGGCATCGGGAGAGCGCTCAACCATTTCGGCCCTACACTAGTGATCGCAACCCGCCACATCTCCTTGCACTCTTCCGGTTGGAAAAAGTCGGGTACACGAGAACCCAAGGAGTGCCTCCATCCTCGTCGATGGCGATCACCGCAAGTGCCACCGAGCTCGCCGAGATGGCCATCAACATCCAGCCCTGCATGACGTCAGACTTCATGGACATGGGCATCTTTATAGGAAAGCTCTTCACCCACCTCTACCTGGCGCCCCTCTGCCTCGACGAAACCAGGGCATGCTGGCTCGTCAACATGGCCGCTCTGGAGGTCTGCACAGCCTCCAACGACAGGGACGACGACATAATGAAGAGGGAGACGGCCGTGTGCTCCTACCTCGCCCTCCTGGCGATGCTCATGAACCGGGAGGAGGACGTGCACGAGCTGCGTAACAAGCAGGTAGTGCAAGCAAAGCTCACCGACAAGGAGACGCTAGACTTCTTCAAGGGCGTTGTGAAGCGCCTCGACGGCGGCCGCCTCTACAGCGGCATCATGGCGGAGATTGACCACTACAAGTGGAAGAGGAGCAGGAGGATCAAGGTCTACAAATTCATCAAAAAGAACAAACGAAGTATCATCGCCGTACTGTCAATCATTGCCGTTCTTATTGGAATCTTCAAGACGCTGCTCTCTCTAAAGACACGCCAGTAG
- the LOC120967837 gene encoding uncharacterized protein, which translates to MDKILAFSILSSSPADIAGAGYASRLSWRSRGGKQATEKKQQEDKVERSPRPERKREARPARFAPEFDGLNCFEYIVSY; encoded by the coding sequence ATGGACAAGATCCTGGCTTTCTCCATCCTCAGCTCGTCGCCGGCAGATATCGCTGGGGCTGGGTATGCCTCGCGGCTGTCCTGGCGGAGCCGTGGAGGGAAGCAGGCGACGGAGAAGAAGCAACAGGAGGACAAGGTCGAGCGGAGCCCACGGCCGGAGAGGAAGCGGGAGGCCAGGCCAGCCCGGTTCGCGCCCGAGTTCGACGGCCTCAACTGCTTCGAGTACATAGTATCCTATTGA